The proteins below come from a single Halostagnicola larsenii XH-48 genomic window:
- a CDS encoding TM2 domain-containing protein, translated as MTYCISCGEQIRDDAELCPNCGVNQTTPIEETDETRAGDEKYCFECGESIKKQAEICPECGVRQRSRSGTNSDKVVAGVLAIVLGTFGVHKFYQGNIKYGVLYLCFCWTGIPSLLGLAEGILMLVADDAEYERKYADGSIVGEF; from the coding sequence ATGACCTACTGTATTAGCTGCGGCGAACAGATCCGCGACGATGCCGAACTGTGTCCGAACTGCGGGGTCAACCAGACCACCCCCATCGAAGAAACCGACGAGACTCGAGCGGGAGACGAGAAGTACTGCTTCGAGTGTGGCGAATCGATCAAGAAACAGGCGGAGATCTGTCCGGAATGCGGCGTGCGACAGCGCTCACGCAGTGGAACGAATTCGGATAAGGTCGTCGCCGGTGTGCTGGCGATCGTACTCGGCACGTTCGGTGTGCACAAGTTTTATCAGGGTAATATCAAATACGGCGTCCTCTATCTGTGTTTCTGCTGGACGGGAATTCCCTCCCTACTCGGGCTGGCTGAGGGGATTTTGATGCTCGTCGCGGACGACGCGGAGTACGAGCGGAAGTACGCGGACGGGAGCATTGTCGGTGAGTTCTGA
- a CDS encoding FAD-dependent oxidoreductase, whose product MSGKYDLVIVGGGISGASLLYTTAKFTDIESIALIEKESEIAAINSHVTNNSQTLHFGDIETNYTLEKAEDVKEGAELLAGYLENHDPDREMHSKRSKMVLGVGDEEVAQLEQRYEDEGFGELFPKLRAIDREEIAEIEPKVVEGRDPSTEMLALQTPDGYVVDYGEATKSFVEQAEKEANVDVYTGTEVEDITETLDGYTIGTTNGRFDCEATVVAAGSHSLQIAKELGYGQDKVLLPIAGSFFLADDFLNGKVYTLQMKKLPFAAVHGDADVHDDSITRFGPTAKLVPTLERGRISTVKDFLDVFGLNAAAFLSYANILSDRILLPYVLRNLVYDLPEVGPRQFLPHVQKVVPSAELEDIERAKGYGGVRPQIVDTKNKSLDMGEAKIVGDDIIFNITPSPGASTCLKNAVQDTERVLEFLEGDYEFDEAALREATIDNFPRIDDETEDTQTVASPATDDD is encoded by the coding sequence ATGTCTGGCAAATACGACCTCGTCATCGTGGGCGGCGGTATCAGTGGTGCATCCTTGCTGTACACGACAGCGAAGTTCACTGATATCGAGTCCATCGCACTGATCGAGAAAGAGTCGGAGATTGCCGCGATCAACTCACACGTCACGAACAACTCCCAGACGCTGCACTTCGGTGATATCGAGACGAACTACACGCTCGAGAAGGCCGAGGACGTAAAGGAAGGTGCGGAACTGCTCGCTGGCTACCTCGAGAATCACGACCCCGACCGCGAGATGCACTCGAAGCGGTCCAAGATGGTCCTCGGCGTCGGGGACGAAGAGGTCGCACAACTCGAGCAGCGCTACGAGGACGAAGGGTTCGGCGAACTCTTCCCGAAACTTCGGGCGATCGACCGCGAGGAGATCGCAGAAATCGAACCGAAGGTCGTCGAGGGGCGAGACCCGTCGACGGAAATGCTCGCGCTCCAGACGCCGGACGGTTACGTCGTCGACTACGGGGAAGCGACGAAGTCGTTCGTCGAACAGGCCGAAAAAGAGGCGAACGTCGACGTCTACACCGGAACGGAGGTCGAAGACATCACGGAGACGCTGGATGGGTACACCATCGGGACGACCAACGGCCGATTCGACTGTGAGGCGACCGTCGTCGCCGCCGGTTCACACAGCCTCCAGATAGCCAAGGAACTCGGCTACGGCCAGGACAAGGTGTTGCTCCCGATCGCGGGGAGTTTCTTCCTTGCTGATGACTTCCTGAACGGAAAGGTCTACACCCTCCAGATGAAGAAGTTGCCCTTCGCCGCGGTCCACGGCGACGCGGACGTTCACGACGACTCTATCACCCGATTTGGCCCGACCGCGAAACTCGTCCCGACGCTCGAGCGGGGCCGCATCTCGACGGTGAAAGACTTCCTCGACGTATTCGGCCTGAACGCTGCGGCGTTTCTCAGTTACGCCAACATCCTGTCGGATCGGATCCTCCTCCCGTACGTGCTCCGGAACCTCGTCTACGACCTCCCCGAGGTCGGACCGCGCCAGTTCCTCCCGCACGTCCAGAAGGTCGTCCCGAGCGCCGAACTCGAGGATATCGAGCGCGCGAAGGGCTACGGCGGCGTTCGACCGCAGATCGTCGACACGAAAAACAAGTCCCTGGACATGGGCGAAGCCAAGATTGTTGGCGACGACATCATCTTCAACATCACGCCCTCGCCCGGCGCGTCGACGTGTCTGAAAAACGCCGTTCAGGACACCGAGCGCGTCCTCGAGTTCCTCGAGGGCGACTACGAGTTCGACGAAGCGGCGCTTCGCGAGGCGACGATCGACAACTTCCCGCGAATCGACGACGAAACGGAAGATACACAGACCGTGGCCAGTCCGGCCACCGACGACGACTGA